In one Dasypus novemcinctus isolate mDasNov1 chromosome 25, mDasNov1.1.hap2, whole genome shotgun sequence genomic region, the following are encoded:
- the LRATD1 gene encoding protein LRATD1 — protein MGNQLDRITHLSYSELPTGDPSGIEKDELRVGVAYFFSDEEEDLDERGQPDRFGVKAPPGCAPCPGSPGRHHHLLHQLLLNETQFSAFRGQECIFSKVSGGPQGADLSVYAVTALPALCEPGDLLELLWLQPEPEPPAPAPHWAVYVGGGQVIHLHRGEIRQDSLYQAGAANAGRVVTSWYRYRPLPAELVVQSACGHLGLKSEEICWTNSESFAAWCRFGKREFKAAGEVPAGTQPPQQQYCLQVRLGNGEAHTARFHSLEELIREKRRIDASGRLRVLQELADLVGDKE, from the coding sequence ATGGGCAACCAACTGGACCGCATCACCCACCTCAGCTACAGCGAGCTGCCCACAGGGGACCCGTCGGGGATCGAGAAGGACGAGCTGCGGGTCGGGGTCGCCTACTTCTTCTCGGATGAGGAGGAGGACCTGGACGAGCGCGGCCAGCCCGACAGGTTCGGCGTGAAGGCGCCCCCGGGCTGCGCGCCCTGCCCCGGCAGCCCCGGCCGCCACCACCACCTGCTCCACCAGCTGCTGCTCAACGAGACTCAGTTCTCCGCCTTCCGCGGCCAGGAATGCATCTTCTCCAAAGTGAGCGGCGGCCCGCAGGGCGCGGACCTGAGCGTCTACGCGGTCACCGCGCTGCCGGCGCTCTGCGAGCCGGGCGACCTGCTGGAGCTGCTGTGGCTGCAGCCCGAGCCCGagccgcccgcgcccgccccgcacTGGGCCGTCTACGTGGGCGGCGGGCAGGTCATCCACCTGCACCGGGGCGAGATCCGCCAGGACAGCCTGTACCAGGCGGGCGCGGCCAACGCGGGCCGCGTGGTGACTAGCTGGTACCGCTACCGCCCGCTGCCGGCCGAGCTGGTGGTGCAGAGCGCCTGCGGCCATCTGGGCCTCAAGAGCGAGGAGATCTGCTGGACCAACTCGGAGAGCTTCGCCGCCTGGTGCCGCTTCGGCAAGCGCGAGTTCAAGGCGGCCGGGGAGGTGCCCGCGGGCACGCAGCCGCCGCAGCAGCAGTACTGTCTCCAGGTGCGCCTGGGCAACGGCGAGGCGCACACGGCCCGCTTCCACAGCCTGGAGGAGCTCATCCGCGAGAAGCGCCGCATCGACGCCAGCGGCCGCCTGCGGGTGCTGCAGGAGCTGGCCGACCTGGTCGGCGACAAGGAGTAG